DNA from Algisphaera agarilytica:
CACGTGGCCGCCGGGGGTGAGCCAGGACTCGATTTCGTACTCGCCGTGCCGGTCGGTGCGGCGGGTCGCGAGGTTAAACAGCTCGGGGTGGAGCGGACGACGGTACAGCATCATCCGGAAAGCTGGGGTATTTAACGATTTATGACTAACGCTCATATATTCCTCATCGCCCGTCCGGGCGTGTTCCAATGGGTGTCGATCGGGTTGTCGAACTATTCCCCACCCAAGCGTCCTGCCCGGGCTTGCACGGATTATAGCGTTCAGGGTTTCGATGGGAACCCCGAACATGCCATTTTGTCGGTGTATAAGCCACTTTTGGGGGGATTATCGGCCATCAATGCCTTCTGGAGGGGTTGCAGGGTCTGAGTCTCACCGGCCGATAATGACCGAGTACGTCTTCTCTTACACCGCTTTTGGCCCCGAGGTTCGGTCCAACATGGCCTGGAAATACCCATTGCTGGAACGCATCGCCGCCGGGAAGGACCCCTGGCTGGTCGACCACCCCTCGGTGGAGCGGGCGATGGGCGTGGCCTGGGACTCGGCCGACCCTGCGGGACGCCGCAAAATCATCGCCACCCTGCTCAGCCGCCGCCAACCCGAAGGCATGGTGGTGCTGATCCAGCGTCTGCACGAGCTCGACCCCGGCTCGCGTGCCGAGCTGGCCCAGCGGATCGACCGCCTGCAAAAACCCATCCGCCTGGTGCTCAGCGGCAGCTCGTCCGCGCAGGACCTCCGGGCCCAGATCAACGCGTTGCTGCTGATCGAGGCCGCCGGGGCGGGCGACCTGACGTATCTGGTATGCGAAAAACTCCGGTCCACGCTGCCCGAGGTCCGTGTTCAGGCGGAAAACACCCTGCGGGGAATGGCCGGCCGTGCCTCAACCATGCCCCCCACCGACGCCCAGCGCCTGACCCAATCGGTGAACGACGCGGTCGTCCGCTTCGGCAATCACAAGAACACCGCCGCCCTCCAGGCCTGGCTGGGGCTGGCCCCTCGCGGACTGGTCGCGGGCGGCGCCGCCATCGAGGCCCTGCAGGACGCAGAACACCCCGCCGTAGGCCCGATGCGAGAGCTGCTCATCGCGCCCGAGCACCCCTTGGTCCGGGCCGGGCTGGTGGCGTGCCTGGCGATCCCCACCCTGACGCTCGCCGCGGTCCAGGGGATGCGGCGCTGCTTCCAAAACCACCATTGGGGCCAGGCGATCGAGGGGCGGGAGCACCTGCTGGATTGGTCCGCGGTTCGGCGTGGCCTAGCCCGAGCAGGCGAGCCCGAGCACCTACTGCCCGCGTCGTGGGAATCACAGAGCGAACAAGCGATCGCGGCACTGCCCGCGTGGATCACCGCCCTGCCGATCTCGCCGTTGAACCAAGCCATCCGGCTAGGGCACCTGACTCACCACGATGCACCACGAACTGCGCGATTCGCCGCGACCCGCCGCTTGATGGACCTGGTCGACACGTCGGCCTCGGATCCGGGTGCGGCGGCCGACCCGCGGGTGTTGGCGGAGGTGCGCCAGCAGCTGCTGAGCCGGGCCGATGACGAAGACGCTTCGATCTCACGATTGGCCGCGACCTGGCTGCTGCGTCGTATCCCCCATGCGGGCCACGACGAAGAAGTCCTGACCGCCCTCTCGCGTTCTCGGCATGAGGCGACCCAGTCGCTGGCGATCCGCCGCCTCGCCGCGTCCGCGTTCGATCGGTTGTGGGACGCCTGGCCACGCCTCAACGACGCCAGCCGACTCAGCGCCGCCCGTGCCGCGCTCAAGGCCGACCCCTTGGCCTACCGCCGACTCGAATCCCAGCTCAAACGCGGCGGCTCCCACCGCACCCGCGCCCTGGAAATCGTGACCTGTGTGCCCCGGCCCGATGCGCTCAACCAATCCTTCGCCGGAGGTGCCGCCTGATGACTTCACCGCTGTTCGACACCTTGCTGCTGTCCTGGGACCAGCTGATCACCGCCGACGGCCGACTGTTCAAAGGCGACCCCGGCGAAGTCGGCTTGCACGCGATCAACCACGGCAGCAACCTCCACTTCGAAGACATCATGGTCATCTTCGGGGTGCTCCTGGTTCTGCTCAGCGGACTCTCACTCCTGAACTGGCTCCGCCAGCAACGCCTCCGCCCCCACAAGCTGGTCGTGTTCAACCGCATCGCCCGGGAGGCGGGCCTGAACTGGGGTGACCGCCTGCTGCTCTGGCGGATCGGCCAGAACCTTGACCTGCCCACCCCGCTCACGCTGATGCTCTGCCCGGGCACGCTCGGCACCTGCTCGCGGCAGTTCACCCACCAGCAGCACCGCGGCCGAGCCGCCCTGAACCTGGCTCGCGCCGCCTCGATCCGGCGACACCTTTTCGGACCTGACGCGGAAGAAATCCAGGATCGAAACGGAATTCAATAATGACATTAACTCATTCTTAAAAAAGATTTAAATCAACGACGACGGGGCATCTACAGGTTTTCGGCATCCCGATGATCACCTATCGGTATTTGTATAGATTCCGTGAGCGCCCGCATGGGAAACCCGTATAATCTGAACCATGATCGTCGAAGTCGAAGCCAAGCTACGTTTGAGCGACCCACAGGCCTTGCGGGACAAGCTCGCCGAACTGGACGCTGTTCACGACCGCGATGTGACCGAAACCAACACCTACTTCGACAGCCCCGATGGCGATTTGAAGAGCTCTGACCAGGGCTTGCGGATCCGCGTCGAGGTCAACCAGGCCACCGGCAAGGTGGACACAGTCGTCACCCACAAAGGCCCCCGCGCCCACGGCAAACTCAAGAGCCGATCGGAAACCGAGGTCGGCGTCAACAACGCACGCTCCGCAGGGCAGATGCTGTCGGTCTTGGGGTACGAGCCGGTGCTGACCTTTGAGAAGCTACGCACCCGCTACCTGCTCGATGGCTGCCGGGTCGAGATCGACACCCTGCCCTACCTCGGCACCTTCGTCGAGATCGAAGGCAACACCGACGACGACGTCCTCGCGGTTCAGGCCAAGCTCGGCCTGGGCGAGCTCCCGCTCATCCGCGCCAGCTATATCGCCATGCTGGTGACCTACCTCCGCGAAAACCGGATCTCCCACACGGTCGTCAGGCTGACCGAAGAGACCCGCGAACCGCAGGTCATCGCGCAGCCCTGAGCGGCGCAACCCGAAACTCTAGACTAGACCCAGCTCGGTTCTACTGGCTTCACGGCAGGGCGAGGCTCCTGCCGAGCCGCGTGTCGCTGAAGCATCTCGGCTCGGCAGGAGCCTCGCCCTCACATGTCTGAGTTAAGCGCCGCAATAAGCGTGTGCGAGCTAAACAATTCCTTCCAACTCAACCGCCCTGCAACAGCAGAGCGCGGTACGCCTCATGCAGACGCTGCGTGGTCGGCCCGGGTGTCCCGTCAGCGATCACCGCATCGCCCACCGAGGTGATGGCGGTGAGTTGGGTCGTGCTGCACACGAACGCCTCGTTCGCAGCTAGCAATTGCTCCCGGGTGAATGCCGCGTCTTCCCGGATGGGTAAGCCCAGATGCTTGGCGAGGTCCAACAGGGTCTGCCGCGTGATCCCGCCGAGGACCCAGCCGTCGTCGGGGTGGGTGCACAGCTGGCCCTCGCGGACGATAAACACGTTGGTCGAAGCGCCTTCGGTGATGTGCTTCTCGTCGGTGCCGGGCTTGGCCCGCTCGAAGATCGCCTCGGCGGCACCGGCCTTGACCGCCTCGGTCTTGGCCAACGACGCGGGCATCAGCATCAGCGACTTGATCCAGCAGCGGGTCCACCGGCAGTCCTCGACGATATGCCCGGCACCCACGGCGAGCGGCGCATCCAGATCGATCGGCTGGGTGGGGTACGCGATCAGCGTGACCGTCGGCTCGGTGCTTTCGGAGACGACAAAGTCGCGTGCCGCGGGGCCACGCGTGACCTGCCAATACACCTTGGCATCTGATAGTTGATTCCGTTCCAAAAGTTCATAGGACAACTCCGCGAACGGCGTAGCGGATACCCCCTCGAGCCCAATACCCGCCATACTGCGGGCCAAACGATCAACATGGGCCTGCATCGCAAAGGCCTTGCCCCGGTCGAAACGTACAACTTCATACACACCATCAGCAAACAGGACACCACGGTCCTGTACATCAAAGTGGGCCTTTGATTCGAGAACAAACTCGAAGTCGTGATAAACAATCGGAGCGGTCACGGCCATGGCTCAATGGTAAGGCCTAGCCGTGCGGTCGTCACAGATCAATCACGCGGGCGCCCTGCGCGGGCTTGGTCGCGAAGGCCGAGGGCTCGATGCCCGTGGCCTGGGTGTACTCGGCGACCAGCTTCTCTTGCACGGCATCGACCTTGCCCGCTTCGCAGAGCGTGACGGTGCATCCGCCGAAGCCGCCGCCGGTCATGCGGGCACCGATGACGCCCGCCTCGGGGCCGAGCGCCGCGGCGAGCTCGACGAGCTTGTCCAGCTCGGGCGTGCTCACCTCAAAGTCGTCACGCAGCGAGTCGTGGCTGGCGTACATCAGGCTGCCGACCTGCGGCCAGTCGCCCGCTTCCATCGCGTCGGCACACTCCAGCGTTCGCTTGATCTCGCCCACCACGTGTCGGCCCCGCGCGAAGTCGGTATCGCCCAAGGTGGCTCGGATCTGTTCGAGGTCCGCCAGCGAGATATCCCGCCAGCTCGCCTTGCCCACGAGCGACTTGGCCCGTTCGCACGATGCGCGGCGCTGGTTGTACTCGTCGCCGAGCTGGTGGGGGTTGTTCGTGTTGATGATCAGGACCGCGAGCTTCTCGGCGTCCAGCGGCACCTCACGCGTCGAGTAGTCCACGCAGTCGATCAAAAGCGCCTTGCCCGCCTGGCCCATCGCGGAGATGAACTGGTCCATGATGCCGCACTTGGTCCCGCCGTAGCGGTGCTCGGCCATCTGACAGAGCAGCGCCTTGTTCACCCCGCCGAGCTGGATCCCGCCCATGGTTTCGAGCAGGGTCGCGGTGGAGACCTCGATCGCCGCCGACGACGACAGCCCCCCGCCCGCCGGGACGTTGGAATCCAGCATCAGTTCGAAACCGGTCGGCGTGTAGCTGAACGCCGCGACGCCACGGAGGTAGCGCGACCAGCTGGGCTCGCCCAGGCCGATGGGGGCATCGTCGACGTCGAAGACCGCCTCGCCGGGCAGCGCGGTGGAGCGCATCTTGGCGGTGGTGTCGGTGCGGAGCCGGCCGACGACGATGGCCTGGCGTTCGATGGCCATGGGCAGCACGTAGCCGTCGCAATAGTCGATGTGTTCGCCGATGAGGTTGACCCGGCCGGGGGCGACGGCGGCGTGGGTCGGCGGGTGGCCGTAGGCCTCTTGGAACAATTTGACGGTATGGGCGAGTTGGTCGTTCACGTGCGGAATGATACTGCCATCTTGTTGCCTTGGGGCGGCGCGGGCGTTACACTTCCGCTCCGCAAACAGGCTAAATCTATGCGTTTCACTTTAATCGACAAGGTTTTAGAGCAAGACGACCAGCATCTGGTGGCGATCAAGAACGTCACCGCCGCCGAGGAGTACCTGGGCGACCACTTCCCGGGGTTCCCCGTGCTCCCGGGCGTGATGATGCTGGAGACCATGACCCAGGCCGCACGCCTGCTGGCCCGCTCGCTGGACGGCCCGCCGACCTCGGGCAACCTGGTCATCGCCGAGGTCCGCAACCTCCGCTACGCCGCGATGGTCCGCCCCGGCCAAACGCTCAAGGTCGAGGTCACCCTCCGCAAACGCGGAGACGACGGAAGCCTCGATTTCCAAGGCCTCGGCACCGTCGGCGAAGAGATCGCCGTGCAGGGCCGATTCAGCCTGACCCCACAGCTTCCCCCCAACAACTAAGCGGGCGATCCAACCCGCCCCACCCGTTCAAACCTGAACCCGCGTGAGTTTGTCGTTAAACTACCGGCTTAACGGTCAAGGAACGACCAACTTCCAACACATAGACGGGCCCCAAGCCCACCACGGAGAGCGACGGCGATGACTTACGACGAAGTTTACGAAAAAGTGCAATCCGTTCTCGAAGACGCCCTGGGCGTGGACGAGGACGAGGTCAGCAAAGAAGCCACCCTGGTCGGCGACCTGGGTGCCGAGTCGATCGACTTCCTCGACATCGTCTTCCGCCTCGAGAAAGAGTTCGACCTCAAGATCGATCAGTCCGAGCTGTTCCCCGAGAACGTGCTGACCGACCCGACCTACGTCGTCGACGGCAAGGTCACCGACGAAGGCATGGCCACCCTCCGCGAACGCCTGCCCCACGCCAACCTCGACGAGTTCGACGGCAACCGCGACGTGGAAGAGTTCTCCAACGTCTTCACCGTTGATGCGGTCGTGAAGTTTGTGCAGAACAAACTAGGGGAATAATTTTAGGTGTTGGGGGCTTAGGTGTTAGGAGCTTAGGCGAAAAGCCTTTGCTTTCTCACCTTCGTGATACTGCCCCGGCACCCTGCGTTGCTCCCGACCCGTTTCCTAAGCCCCTAAGCCCCTAAGACCCAAGCCCCCAACACCTACATGCGCTGGACCTGGCTCGACTTGATTCTGGAACTCGAACGCGAAAGCCGCTGTGTGGCGATCCGTAACGTGGCGTGGGCCGAGGACGTGCTGCACGACCACTTCGACCGCGACGCCGAGGCCGGGCTCAAGGCCGACCCCTCGATGCCGAACTCGTTGGTGATCGAAGGCATGGCCCAGTGTGCCGGGATCCTTGTGGGCCACGCCCGCGACTTCGAAGAAAAAGTCATCCTGGCGAAGATCGGCAAGGCCAAATTCACCGGCCTCGCCGCCCGCCCGGGCTACACCATCCGCCACACCGCCACGCTCGACCGCATCGACACCAGCGGTGCCTCGACCACCGGTGTCGTCGAACTGCTCGACCCGGCCACCGGCGATGCCCACCACTACGCGGACATCAACCTGATGTTCAGCCACATCGATCAGAACCGCAAAGGCCTGGAGTTCCCCGAGCACAACTTCGTGTTCACCCAGGACTTCGCCGACCTGCTGGACCGCTCGGGGTTCCCGATGAAGAACCCGCCTCAGCAGCCGGTGCCCTCGGGGTAACCGCTGCTTGCTACGCCTTGAGACCTGCTGCCCACATCAAGTAGGAAGGATTTGACATTGGAAGGATTCCGGGAAGTGACCATGCATGGGGATTAGCCGCGTTCACCGCCTGATCCGATTGATCACGCTCCTGCAAAGCAGGCAGGCCAAGTCGGCCGACGAACTGACTTTGGACCTGCACGTCAGCCGACGCACGCTGTTCCGCGACCTGAAACTGCTCGAAGCCGCGGGTGTCCCGTACTACCACGAACGGGGCAAGGGCTATCGCATCCGGCAGAGCTACTTCCTCCCGCCGATCAACCTCACGGTCGCCGAGACCATGGGGCTGATGATCCTGGCCAAGTCCGCCGAGGCCGAACGCAACCGGCCGCTTGCCCCCGCCGCGCTCTCGGCGATCTACAAACTCATCGCCATCACCCCCGACCCCATCCGCGAGGCGTGCAGCGACCTCTTGGAAAACATCTCCGTCACGCCGATCCAGCCCGTCGATGGCCACGACGAGACGCGGGTCTACCACGAACTGCAACGCGCCATCGACGAGCAACTCGTCTGCGACGTCGCCTACCAATCCCCCACCGAAGACGAGCCGCTCACCTGCAAACTCATGCCCTACGCGATGCACCTGGCCAACAACGCCTGGTACGTCCTGGGCAAGACCTCCGCCCACGGCAACGAAGTCCGCGTGCTCAAACTTGTCCGCTTCCGCTCCGTCGAACTCACCCGACGGCGATTCAAACGCCCGGCCAAGTTTCAGGTCTCCGATAAGCTCGGCCTCGCCTGGAAGCTGATACCCGAAGGCAAGGAGTACAACATCGAGATCGAGTTCAGCGCCAAGGTCGCCACGAACGTGACCGAGGTCCGCTGGCACTCCACCCAACAGATCAAGACCCTCGACGACGGCCGGTGCCGGGTGAGCTTCCGAGTCGACGGTCTCAACGAGATCGCGTGGTGGGTGTGTGGGTACGCCGATCAGGCCCGCGTGATCAAGCCGGCAGCGCTTCGGAAACGGGTGCGCGAGATGCACGAGCGGGCGTCAAAACTCAACACCTGACTCAATTTTGTTTCGCGTCATCCCATCAAAAGGTTTAGCGGGTGACGCGAAGCGTCCCGCGAGATACGCTCGGAAAACGCGGGGCACTTCGTGCCACCCGCTAAACCAGTGGGCGGATGGCTCAAAACATTCGAAGCATCACGCGTTTTCGAGCCGCGCGATCGCCGCGGGCAGTTCACCCGCAAGTTCCATCGCCAACATGCCGCGCGAACCGTTGGCGTCTCGCCAGGCGTCGGCTGCGCTGCCGTGCAGGTGCGCGCCCAATACCCCGGCATCAAACGCATCACACCCCTGTGCGAGCAGCGAGGCAATCAAGCCGGTGAGGACGTCGCCCGTGCCCGCGGTGGCAAGCACCGGGTTGCCCGTGGTGTTGCGATAAACGCGATGCCCATCGCTCACGATCGTGTGTTGGCCCTTGAGGAGCACCACCGCGCCGGTCGCCCGTGCCAGGGCCGCCGCGGCGTCTGGGCGTTGCTGGGGGTCGGTCGGGTCGCCCTCGATGCCGAGTTGCTCGGCGAGTCGGCGGAACTCGCCGGGGTGGGGCGTGAGGACCCATGGCTTGTCGGACGACCGCTCAAACGCCTCCCCGATCGCCAGCGCGTTCAGGCCGTCGGCGTCCACAACCAGCGGGTTGGGCCAATCCAGGAACCCGCGCACCAGCACGTCAAATCCCTTCTCCTGCCCCAGCCCCGGGCCGATCGCGATCACGGTTTTCCCGTCGCCCTTCGCGCCGCCGAGGTCTTTCAAACCGATGCCCGTGGCGCTGGGTTGGATCGCCAGCACCGAGGCGAGCACCTGTAGCGCCCCCGCGACTTTGACCAGGCCCACGCCGCCGCGGAGGGCGGCTGTCGCACACAACGCCGGGGCGCCGGGCATGCGCAAGCTGCCGCCGACGACCACGACGGTGCCGAAGGTGCCCTTGTGCCCGTCTTCCGGACGTGGGGGCAGTGCCGGTAGAGATTCAACCCAATCCAGTTTCATCAAACCGATGCTCCGAGACACGCGCGGTTGAGCCGCGGCGCTGCATAGTGTGAATCACACCTTCCGATTATCCGCTTCCGTTTTCCGGATTCCTGCCCCCGCGTAAGACCGCCCGTTCGATCTGGCACGCCGCGTACGCTGCGCCGAAGCCGTTGTCGATGTTCACAACGGTGACGCCCGAGGCGCAGGAGTTGAGCATGCCCAGGAGCGCCGACAGCCCGCCGAAGCTCGCGCCGTAGCCCACGCTCGTCGGCACCGCGATCACCGGCACGTCCACCAAGCCCCCCACCACGCTCGGCAACGCGCCCTCCATCCCCGCCACCACGACCACGCAATTGCCCGCCCGCACCTCGTCGAGCCGCCCCATGATCCGGTGCAGCCCCGCCACGCCCACGTCGTTGATCGGGTACGGCTCGAAGCCCAGTGCCTTGCAGGTCAACGCCACCTCTTCGGCGACCTTCAAGTCACTCGTCCCCGCGGTCACGATCGGGATGGGGGTGGTCGACTTCGACTCGGCCGTGCCGACGATCACCGCGCCGCAGCGCTCGCCGACCTCGATCGGTTGCTTGCCGTCGAACGCCTCACGCATCGCGGCGACCTGCGCGTCGTCACAGCGCGTCGCCAACACGCACGGGCTCGAGCCACGCTCGAGCAGTTCCTGGGCAATCGCCACAACCTCGTGCGGCAGCTTGCCCGCCGCGTAGATCACCTCGCCATGCCCGCAGCGGGCGGCGCGGTCGTGGTCAACGGTCGCAAAATCAGACGAAGAACCTTCTTGCATCACATTCCTGGGGGCTGGTGTCACGGTGTTGTCACTCATGGGGAACGAAGTCTTAGATACTACTCTCGCTTCGTTGAAGCGGCCGAGAAATCCTGACTGGTTTCAGAGGGGCATTCCGGGGCCCCCCCGAATCGGCCGCAAATAAACTCCCCCTCGCGGGCCGCACTTCCGGGCGGTCCGCGAGGGTTTTTCTTCAAACACGCCGGTCAGTCTTTCTCGTAGACCGTCTCAACGACTTCGATCTCAAGGTTGCCCAGCAACGGCAGCAACGCCGCCATGTCGTTGCCGACCAAGCCTTCGTTCATGTCGGAGACGGACAACGCGATGTGCGTCGCGTCGAAGCGGACCCCGCCCGGGAGCGTGGCGTCAAAGTCGACCCATTGGCCCGATTGAACCGCAGGGCCGCCGGGGGCGGGGTCAACTTCGATCCACGCCTGGGTCCACATGTGATACCCAAAAATGCCTTCATGCCCCGCGAACTGGTCGGCGTACACTAAACCGCTCACGCAACGCGACGGGATTCCCGCCCCCCGCAGCAACG
Protein-coding regions in this window:
- a CDS encoding 3-hydroxyacyl-ACP dehydratase FabZ family protein, whose amino-acid sequence is MRWTWLDLILELERESRCVAIRNVAWAEDVLHDHFDRDAEAGLKADPSMPNSLVIEGMAQCAGILVGHARDFEEKVILAKIGKAKFTGLAARPGYTIRHTATLDRIDTSGASTTGVVELLDPATGDAHHYADINLMFSHIDQNRKGLEFPEHNFVFTQDFADLLDRSGFPMKNPPQQPVPSG
- the galK gene encoding galactokinase → MNDQLAHTVKLFQEAYGHPPTHAAVAPGRVNLIGEHIDYCDGYVLPMAIERQAIVVGRLRTDTTAKMRSTALPGEAVFDVDDAPIGLGEPSWSRYLRGVAAFSYTPTGFELMLDSNVPAGGGLSSSAAIEVSTATLLETMGGIQLGGVNKALLCQMAEHRYGGTKCGIMDQFISAMGQAGKALLIDCVDYSTREVPLDAEKLAVLIINTNNPHQLGDEYNQRRASCERAKSLVGKASWRDISLADLEQIRATLGDTDFARGRHVVGEIKRTLECADAMEAGDWPQVGSLMYASHDSLRDDFEVSTPELDKLVELAAALGPEAGVIGARMTGGGFGGCTVTLCEAGKVDAVQEKLVAEYTQATGIEPSAFATKPAQGARVIDL
- a CDS encoding aminotransferase class IV; the encoded protein is MAVTAPIVYHDFEFVLESKAHFDVQDRGVLFADGVYEVVRFDRGKAFAMQAHVDRLARSMAGIGLEGVSATPFAELSYELLERNQLSDAKVYWQVTRGPAARDFVVSESTEPTVTLIAYPTQPIDLDAPLAVGAGHIVEDCRWTRCWIKSLMLMPASLAKTEAVKAGAAEAIFERAKPGTDEKHITEGASTNVFIVREGQLCTHPDDGWVLGGITRQTLLDLAKHLGLPIREDAAFTREQLLAANEAFVCSTTQLTAITSVGDAVIADGTPGPTTQRLHEAYRALLLQGG
- a CDS encoding 3-hydroxyacyl-ACP dehydratase FabZ family protein, which encodes MRFTLIDKVLEQDDQHLVAIKNVTAAEEYLGDHFPGFPVLPGVMMLETMTQAARLLARSLDGPPTSGNLVIAEVRNLRYAAMVRPGQTLKVEVTLRKRGDDGSLDFQGLGTVGEEIAVQGRFSLTPQLPPNN
- a CDS encoding NAD(P)H-hydrate dehydratase, with amino-acid sequence MKLDWVESLPALPPRPEDGHKGTFGTVVVVGGSLRMPGAPALCATAALRGGVGLVKVAGALQVLASVLAIQPSATGIGLKDLGGAKGDGKTVIAIGPGLGQEKGFDVLVRGFLDWPNPLVVDADGLNALAIGEAFERSSDKPWVLTPHPGEFRRLAEQLGIEGDPTDPQQRPDAAAALARATGAVVLLKGQHTIVSDGHRVYRNTTGNPVLATAGTGDVLTGLIASLLAQGCDAFDAGVLGAHLHGSAADAWRDANGSRGMLAMELAGELPAAIARLENA
- a CDS encoding helix-turn-helix transcriptional regulator, producing MGISRVHRLIRLITLLQSRQAKSADELTLDLHVSRRTLFRDLKLLEAAGVPYYHERGKGYRIRQSYFLPPINLTVAETMGLMILAKSAEAERNRPLAPAALSAIYKLIAITPDPIREACSDLLENISVTPIQPVDGHDETRVYHELQRAIDEQLVCDVAYQSPTEDEPLTCKLMPYAMHLANNAWYVLGKTSAHGNEVRVLKLVRFRSVELTRRRFKRPAKFQVSDKLGLAWKLIPEGKEYNIEIEFSAKVATNVTEVRWHSTQQIKTLDDGRCRVSFRVDGLNEIAWWVCGYADQARVIKPAALRKRVREMHERASKLNT
- the larB gene encoding nickel pincer cofactor biosynthesis protein LarB, whose translation is MQEGSSSDFATVDHDRAARCGHGEVIYAAGKLPHEVVAIAQELLERGSSPCVLATRCDDAQVAAMREAFDGKQPIEVGERCGAVIVGTAESKSTTPIPIVTAGTSDLKVAEEVALTCKALGFEPYPINDVGVAGLHRIMGRLDEVRAGNCVVVVAGMEGALPSVVGGLVDVPVIAVPTSVGYGASFGGLSALLGMLNSCASGVTVVNIDNGFGAAYAACQIERAVLRGGRNPENGSG
- the cyaB gene encoding class IV adenylate cyclase — encoded protein: MIVEVEAKLRLSDPQALRDKLAELDAVHDRDVTETNTYFDSPDGDLKSSDQGLRIRVEVNQATGKVDTVVTHKGPRAHGKLKSRSETEVGVNNARSAGQMLSVLGYEPVLTFEKLRTRYLLDGCRVEIDTLPYLGTFVEIEGNTDDDVLAVQAKLGLGELPLIRASYIAMLVTYLRENRISHTVVRLTEETREPQVIAQP
- a CDS encoding acyl carrier protein; protein product: MTYDEVYEKVQSVLEDALGVDEDEVSKEATLVGDLGAESIDFLDIVFRLEKEFDLKIDQSELFPENVLTDPTYVVDGKVTDEGMATLRERLPHANLDEFDGNRDVEEFSNVFTVDAVVKFVQNKLGE